The window GAAGACCGAGTTGTTTTCATCGCGGGCAAGCCTTGCTCCCACATGCCTTGCCCTCGCAAGACTGAAGGTTTTACGACGAACAACTGATCTCCAGATGTTTGCCCCACTCCGGCGGACGTTGCGCGTAGCTGTCCATGCCCGGCTGTTCTTCGAACGGCCTGCTCAGCACCGTGTGCAGGCGGCGGACTTCTTCGTAGTCGCCTGCCTCGGCGGCGTCGATGGCTTTCTGCGCCAGGTAGTTGCGCAGCACATACAGTGGGTTCACCGCGTGCATGCGGACGCGACGCAGGTCTTGATCGACAGGGCCTTCGCGGCTGACGCGGGCAACGTATAGCTCGCCCCAGGCGTCGAAGCCCTTGAGGTCGACGAAGTCATCACGCAGGGCGGCGACGGCCTGTTCGGGGGACTGATCGCCTAGCCGGCGGAAGAACAGGCTGTAGTCGACGCCGCTGTTTTGCATCAATTGCAGCAGGCGCTCCACCAGGTTCTGGTCATCCTCCTCGGCGCTGGTCAGGCCCAGGCGGCGGCGCATCAGGTCCAGGTAGTGGGCCTGGTACAGCGGCAAATACAAACCGAGTGTTTCACGCAGGGCCTCGACGCTGATGAACGGCGTCAGGGCCTGGGCCAGTGCGCTGAGGTTCCATTGGCCGATTGGCACCTGGTTGCTGAACGAGTAGCGGCCCTGGTCGTCGGAGTGGTTGCAGATGAAGTTGGCGTCGAAGTCGTCGAGGAAGGCGAACGGCCCGAAATCGAAGGTGATGCCCAGGATCGACATGTTGTCGGTGTTCATCACACCGTGGCAGAAGCCGTAGGCTTGCCATTTGGCGATCAGTTCGGCGTTGCGCTCGACGATTTCGCGGAACATCGCCAGGTACGGCTCCGGTTGTTCGCGGCACTCGGCAAAGTGCATGTTCAGCACATGCTCCGCGAGGGTGGCATGCAACTCGGGCTTTTTGGTGTAGTAGAAGTATTCGAAATGCCCGAAGCGCACATGGCTCGGCGCCATACGCAACACCATGGCGGCGCGCTCCTGCTTTTCGCGCCATACCGGGGTGTCGGAACCGATCACGCATAAGGCGCGTGTAGTCGGTATGCCCAGGGCGTGCAGCGCTTCGGACGCCAGGAACTCGCGGATCGAGGAGCGCAACACCGCCCGTCCATCGCCCATGCGTGAGAACGGTGTCTGGCCGGCGCCTTTGAGGTGCAGGTCCCAGTGGTCCCCGGCCTCGTTGTATACCTCCCCCAGTAGCAACCCGCGGCCGTCCCCCAGTTGTGGGTTGTAATGGCCGAACTGGTGGCCCGAATACACCATCGCCCGGGGCTCGGTTTCAGCCCACAGTTTGTGTCCGCCGAACAGCTCGGCGAACAGCGGCGCCTGGGCTTCGACCGGGTCCAGGTCCAGCAATGCCATGGCTTGGTCGCTGGCAACGACCAGCCGGGGATTGTCGATAGGCTCGGGTAGCACGTGGGCCGAGAAACCGTCGCCAAGACGGGCGAAGCGGTTATCGAAGGTCAATGTTTCCAGGGTTTTCATGGCCGTCTCCGGCGCGATGCCCGCAGGCTTCGCGCGATCAGTCGAGGGTGGCTGCCGGCGGCTCTGGCAAGGACTTGGGCCCTGGCGTGAGGGGAGGCTCAGGCGTCGCGGTTTTGTCTCCAGGCAAGACAGGTGTCAGCTTGTATTCCAGGCCTTGAAGATTTTTCAAGGAAACTTCTACCTGCCGGAACGCAATGCTGATGTTCTGCTTCTTGAATTCGCGACTGATGAACCGGTTGATCTCGTCCAGCACAGGATTGCGGTCACCCAGGTCGCGCACATGCATGCGCAGCTCATGGTCCAGGGTACTCTCCCCGAAGTTGAGGAAGTACACGAGTGGTTCTGGTTCTTTCAGCACGCGCGGGTTCTCGCGGGCAGCCTTGAGCAGCAGTTCCTTGACCAGATCAAGGTCTGATCCGTAGTCGACACCCAGTTTGAGGGTTACTCGGGTGACGGTGTCGGTCAGCGACCAGTTGATCAACTGTCCGGTGATGAACGTTTTGTTCGGAACGATGATGTCTTTACGGTCGAAGTCGGTGATGGTGGTGGCACGGATACGGATCTTGCTGACCGTGCCCGACAGGTTGCCAATGGTGATGGTGTCGCCGATCCGCACCGGACGTTCGAACAGGATCATGATCCCGGAGATGAAGTTGGCGAAGATTTCCTGCATGCCGAAGCCCAGGCCGACTGAGAGCGCGGCCACCAGCCATTGCAGCTTGTCCCAGCTCACGCCCAGGGTGGACAGTGTGGTGACGAAGCCGATGCCGGCGATCACATAGGACAGCAGCGTGGTGGCGGCATAGGCGCTGCCCTGGGCCAGGTTGAGCTTGGACAGGACGAACACTTCCAAAAGTCCCGGCAGGTTACGTGCCAGGGCGAAGGTGATGCCGATGATGATCAGGGCGCCGAGCATGTCACCGATGCTGATGGGCACCATGCTCATGGTGGCGCCGGTACCGCTGGTGTACTCGTAGAGGGTGATGTTGTCCAGGTAGGAGAACACGCTGATCAGGTCCGACCAGACCCAGTACAGCGCGGCGATGAAACCGCCCAGCAGCGCCAGGCGGATCAGGCGCAGGGACTGTTCGTTGACCTTTTCGATGTCCAGGGTCGGCTCCTCGACCACTGCTTCGCCATCACCGGCTTCCTTGGTCGCCTGACGCTTGGC is drawn from Pseudomonas rhizophila and contains these coding sequences:
- the selO gene encoding protein adenylyltransferase SelO yields the protein MKTLETLTFDNRFARLGDGFSAHVLPEPIDNPRLVVASDQAMALLDLDPVEAQAPLFAELFGGHKLWAETEPRAMVYSGHQFGHYNPQLGDGRGLLLGEVYNEAGDHWDLHLKGAGQTPFSRMGDGRAVLRSSIREFLASEALHALGIPTTRALCVIGSDTPVWREKQERAAMVLRMAPSHVRFGHFEYFYYTKKPELHATLAEHVLNMHFAECREQPEPYLAMFREIVERNAELIAKWQAYGFCHGVMNTDNMSILGITFDFGPFAFLDDFDANFICNHSDDQGRYSFSNQVPIGQWNLSALAQALTPFISVEALRETLGLYLPLYQAHYLDLMRRRLGLTSAEEDDQNLVERLLQLMQNSGVDYSLFFRRLGDQSPEQAVAALRDDFVDLKGFDAWGELYVARVSREGPVDQDLRRVRMHAVNPLYVLRNYLAQKAIDAAEAGDYEEVRRLHTVLSRPFEEQPGMDSYAQRPPEWGKHLEISCSS